The proteins below are encoded in one region of Anoplopoma fimbria isolate UVic2021 breed Golden Eagle Sablefish chromosome 19, Afim_UVic_2022, whole genome shotgun sequence:
- the LOC129107782 gene encoding filamin-A-like isoform X2 produces MMSNNYGDDQQPPQYYQATDFGDEEDDEMPATEKDLAEDAPWKKIQQNTFTRWCNEHLKCVNKTVTDLQRDFTDGLKLISLLEVLSQKKMYRKSHSRPNFRQMKLENVSVALEFLEREHIKLVSIDSKAIVDGNLKLILGLIWTLILHYSISMPMWDDEDEEESKKLTPKQRLLGWIQNKVPQLPIHNFNRDWRDGKALGALVDNCAPGLCPDWSEWDPNQPVENAREAMQQADEWLGVPQVIAPEEIVDPDVDEHSVMTYLSQFPKSKLKPGAPLKPKQLFPNKAKAYGPGIEPHGNKVLHPAVFTVETLEAGSGEVLVYVEDPEGHKEEAKVKPNKDKNKTYTVTYVPKVEGVHKVKVLFAGQDIDKSPYTVNVAKDMGDPSKVHARGPGLDLAGNVANKPTYFDIYTAGAGNGDVSVVIVDPQGKKDTVELILENKGDNVFRCTYRPMLEGPHTIHVLFGGQEIPRSPFTVNVAEAINPNACRATGRGLQPKGVRVKEVADFKVFTKGAGTGSLSVSVKGPTGAEEQVKVRDAGNGVYECEYYPLKPGKYTVSMTWGGQPIPRSPFEVEVGVEAGFQKVRAWGPGLKTGMVGKSADFVVEAIGTEVGTLGFSIEGPSQAKIECDDKSDGSCDVRYWPTEAGDYAVHVICDDEDIKDSPFMAHILPAANDVFPEKVKAYGPGLKPTGVIVNKATEFTIDARMAGKGHLKIYAQDAEGCTIDIKITDKGDGTFVCVYTPVKSIKHTIIVTWGDVNVPNSPFRVLVGEGCHPDKVKVYGPGVEKTGLKANEPTYFTVDCGEAGQGDISIGIKCAPGVVGPAEADIDFDIIKNDNDTFTVKYTPPGAGRYTIMVLFAEQEIPISPFKVKVDPSHDAGKVRAEGPGLNKTGVEVGTPTHFTIYTKGAGKAKPEVHFTLSGPGEAVRDFEIIDNHDYSYTVKYTALQQGSMTISVTHGGDPIPKSPFHITVAPPLDIGKVKVEGLDTKVEVGKDQEFTVNTKGAGGLGNVGVKMTSPSGRPIPCKLESDKAKGTHSVKYIPPEEGQYKVDVSYDGNPVMGSPFGVEAVMPADPSKVRAFGPGLKGGIVGKPAPFTIDTKGAGAGGLGLTVEGPCEAKIECQDNGDGTCSVFYLPTESGEYAINILFAEQHIPGSPFKAAVRSALDPSKVTASGPGLEKAKAGESATFTVDCTRAGDAELTIEIVSETGTKAEVHIQKTSEGTFSVTYIPPFHGTHTITIKYGGQMIPQFPKVLQVEPSVDTSGVHVYGPGVEPRGVLREVTTHFIVDARTLNKVGGNHVKVHIISPSGTTTETYITDKGDGTYRVEYTAFEDGMHMIEVQYDDAPVPKSPFRVSVVEGCDPTRVRAFGPGLEGGITNKPNCFTVETRGAGTGGLGLTIEGASEAKISCKDNKDGSCSVEYIPYTTGDYDVNINYGGHPIPGSPFRVPVKDPVDPSKVKCSGPGLGSGVRAHVPQAFTVDCTKAGQAPLDVKLYGPSGSVEPVGVKNNGDGTHTVHYTPAQDGPYTVAVKYADQEVPHSPFKVMSQPGHDASKVRASGPGLDTKGVSASLPVEFTIDARDAGEGLLTVQILDPEGKPKNATIQDNRDGTYTVSYVPDSTGPYTITIKYGGDEIPYSPYRIQSLPTGDASKCRLTGHGVLQKLQTSEDTVITVDAKSAGKGKVTCKVQTPQGMELDMDVVENRDGTFDIYYTAPEPGKYVITIRFGGQNIPKSPFQVVASNEPVVPRDTVDPLFRPVNFLVPFTPQQGEITGEVRMPSGKTGRPHITDNKDGTITIKYQPTERGLHEMDIKYDGNHIPGSPLQFFVDAVNSGVVTAYGPGLSYGMVNKAATFTVVTKNAGEGGLSLAVEGPSKAEITCKDNKDGTCTVSYLPTAPGDYNIIVKFDNKHISGSPFTAKITGDDAITRTSQLNVGTAADVSLKIAETDLSSLTASIRAPSGNEEPCLLKKLPNRHLGISFTPKEVGEHEVSVRKNGVHVANSPFKIMVGQSEIGEASRVKAFGKGLVEAHTLEMAEFFVDTRNAGYGGLALSVEGPSKVDINCEDVEDGTCRVTYCPTEPGSYTVNIKFAEKHIPGSPFTVKVTGEGRMKESITRKRQASSIASVGSTCGLNLKIPGDGSQAMTAQVTSPSGKTVDADIVDGGSSTYSVRFIPQEMGPHTVNVKYRDQHVPGSPFQFTVGPMGEGGSHKVRAGGPGLERGVAAAPSEFSIWTREAGAGGLSIAVEGPSKAEISFEDRKDGSCGVSYIVKEPGDYEVSIKFNNEHIPDSPFIVPIATLSDEARRLTVTSLQEKDLKVNQEASFMVQRNGARGVVDAKVHTPAGSSEECYVTELDSDKNAIRFIPRENGVHSIDVKFNGCHIPGSPFNVRVGDPGLVGDPGMVTAHGPGLQGGTTGAPLEFVVNTCNAGSATLSVNIDGPSKVKMDCRECPEGYKINYTPMAPGNYLITIKYGGPKHIVGSPFKAKITGARLSGGHSLHETSSVLVETVTKTSKVGGAYSSSSSSSTTSTKLTSDASMVVCRGTGLSKAAVGQKNNFTVDCSKAGTNMLMVGVHGPQTPCEEVYVKHMGQKIYNVTYTVKDNGNYTVIVKWGDDNIPGSPYKVVVP; encoded by the exons ATGATGAGCAATAACTACGGCGACGACCAGCAGCCTCCACAGTACTACCAGGCCACCGACTTTGGggacgaggaggacgacgaGATGCCAGCCACGGAGAAGGACCTGGCCGAGGACGCGCCCTGGAAGAAGATCCAGCAGAACACCTTCACCAGGTGGTGCAACGAGCACCTCAAGTGCGTCAACAAGACCGTCACCGACCTGCAGAGGGATTTTACCGATGGGCTGAAGCTGATTTCACTCCTGGAAGTTCTGAGCCAGAAGAAAATGTACAGAAAGAGCCACAGCAGACCCAACTTCCGTCAGATGAAGCTGGAGAACGTGTCTGTGGCTCTGGAGTTCCTGGAGAGAGAGCACATCAAACTGGTCTCCATAG ATAGCAAAGCCATTGTGGATGGGAATCTAAAGCTGATCCTGGGTCTTATCTGGACCCTCATCCTCCACTACTCTATCTCCATGCCCATGTGGGACgacgaggatgaagaggagagtaAGAAGCTCACCCCCAAACAGCGCCTGTTGGGCTGGATACAGAACAAGGTGCCCCAGCTGCCCATCCACAACTTCAACCGTGACTGGCGGGATGGCAAAGCCCTGGGAGCTCTGGTTGACAACTGTGCCCCCG GTTTGTGTCCTGATTGGTCTGAATGGGATCCAAACCAGCCCGTGGAAAATGCCAGAGAAGCCATGCAACAGGCTGATGAATGGCTGGGTGTGCCTCAG GTGATTGCCCCTGAGGAGATTGTGGACCCAGATGTGGACGAGCACTCAGTGATGACCTACCTGTCTCAGTTCCCCAAGTCGAAGCTGAAGCCTGGCGCTCCTCTCAAGCCCAAACAGCTTTTCCCCAACAAGGCCAAAGCCTACGGGCCTG GTATTGAGCCTCATGGCAACAAGGTGCTGCATCCAGCTGTGTTCACTGTGGAAACTCTGGAAGCTGGCAGTGGTGAGGTCCTGGTCTATGTGGAGGATCCTGAGGGACACAAAGAGGAG GCTAAGGTTAAACCCaacaaggacaaaaacaaaacctacacAGTCACCTATGTTCCTAAGGTTGAAGGTGTTCACAAG GTGAAAGTGCTGTTTGCCGGTCAGGACATTGACAAGAGCCCCTACACAGTGAATGTGGCCAAGGATATGGGCGACCCCAGCAAAGTCCATGCCAGGGGACCAGGTCTGGATCTTGCAGGAAATGTGGCTAACAAACCCACCTACTTTGACATCTACACAGCTG GTGCTGGTAATGGCGACGTCAGTGTGGTCATCGTCGATCCTCAGGGCAAAAAGGACACAGTGGAGCTCATCCTGGAGAATAAGGGCGATAATGTTTTCCGTTGCACCTACCGACCCATGCTAGAAGGGCCTCACACCATTCACGTGCTGTTTGGAGGCCAGGAGATCCCCAGGAGCCCTTTCACTGTCAACGTTGCAGAGG CAATAAACCCAAATGCCTGCAGAGCTACTGGCAGAGGCCTTCAGCCTAAAGGCGTGAGAGTAAAGGAGGTTGCAGACTTCAAAGTTTTCACCAAGGGAGCTGGCACTGGATCGCTGAGCGTTTCAGTCAAAGGACCAA CTGGGGCAGAGGAGCAAGTGAAAGTGCGAGATGCAGGAAACGGTGTGTACGAATGTGAATATTACCCCCTAAAGCCTGGTAAATACACAGTCAGCATGACCTGGGGAGGCCAGCCCATTCCACGCAG CCCCTTCGAAGTGGAGGTGGGCGTGGAGGCAGGTTTTCAGAAGGTGAGGGCCTGGGGTCCTGGTCTGAAGACCGGCATGGTGGGAAAATCTGCTGACTTCGTGGTTGAGGCCATTGGCACTGAAGTTGGAACTCTAG GCTTCTCCATCGAAGGCCCATCACAGGCTAAAATTGAGTGTGACGATAAGAGTGATGGCTCCTGTGATGTGCGCTACTGGCCCACCGAGGCCGGTGACTATGCCGTCCATGTCATCTGTGATGACGAGGACATCAAAGACAGCCCCTTCATGGCCCACATCCTCCCAGCTGCCAATGACGTCTTCCCTGAGAAG GTGAAAGCATATGGTCCGGGCCTGAAGCCAACTGGCGTCATTGTGAACAAAGCTACTGAATTCACCATTGATGCCCGCATGGCTGGGAAGGGTCACCTGAAGATTTACGCACAG GACGCCGAAGGCTGCACCATCGACATCAAGATCACTGACAAGGGAGACggcacatttgtgtgtgtgtacacccCTGTCAAGTCCATCAAACACACCATCATCGTCACCTGGGGGGACGTCAATGTGCCCAACAGCCCCTTCAGG GTGCTGGTTGGAGAGGGTTGTCATCCAGACAAAGTCAAGGTCTATGGGCCCGGAGTGGAGAAGACGGGGCTCAAGGCTAATGAGCCAACATACTTCACAGTGGACTGTGGTGAAGCTGGTCAAG GGGACATCAGCATTGGAATCAAGTGTGCCCCAGGGGTGGTTGGCCCGGCCGAGGCTGACATCGACTTTGACATCATCAAGAATGACAATGACACCTTCACTGTCAAGTACACTCCCCCCGGTGCAGGCCGGTATACCATCATGGTGCTGTTTGCTGAGCAG GAAATTCCCATCAGTCCTTTCAAAGTCAAAGTGGATCCTTCCCATGATGCTGGTAAGGTGAGAGCCGAGGGCCCTGGACTCAATAAGACAG GAGTGGAGGTTGGCACTCCAACCCACTTCACCATCTACACAAAGGGAGCTGGCAAGGCCAAGCCTGAGGTGCATTTCACACTATCAGGCCCAGGAGAGGCGGTTCGTGACTTTGAGATCATCGATAACCACGATTACTCCTACACTGTCAAGTACACCGCTCTTCAACAG GGTTCCATGACGATTTCAGTCACTCATGGAGGAGATCCCATTCCTAAGAGCCCGTTCCACATCACAGTGGCGCCACCTCTGGATATTGGAAAGGTGAAAGTGGAGGGATTAGACACCA AAGTGGAGGTTGGAAAGGATCAGGAGTTCACGGTTAACACAAAGGGCGCTGGTGGGCTGGGAAATGTGGGTGTGAAGATGACCTCACCCTCCGGCCGACCAATCCCATGCAAGCTGGAATCGGACAAAGCCAAAGGCACTCACAGTGTGAAGTATATTCCCCCAGAGGAGGGGCAGTACAAGGTTGATGTCAGCTATGATGGCAACCCGGTGATGGGAAGCCCCTTTGGGGTTGAAGCAGTGATGCCCGCTGATCCTTCAAAG GTGCGAGCCTTTGGCCCAGGCCTGAAGGGAGGCATTGTGGGTAAACCAGCTCCATTCACCATTGACACAAAGGGAGCTGGTGCAGGTGGGCTGGGCCTGACTGTGGAGGGCCCCTGCGAGGCAAAGATTGAGTGCCAGGACAACGGAGACGGCACATGCTCAGTGTTCTACCTGCCCACTGAGTCCGGGGAGTACGCCATCAACATCCTGTTTGCTGAGCAGCACATCCCCGGCTCTCCCTTCAAGGCTGCAGTGCGCTCAGCCTTGGACCCCAGCAAGGTGACGGCTAGCGGGCCGGGCCTCGAGAAGGCCAAGGCGGGCGAATCAGCGACCTTCACTGTGGACTGCACCCGGGCGGGCGACGCCGAGCTCACCATCGAGATCGTGTCAGAGACCGGAACAAAGGCTGAAGTCCACATCCAGAAAACGTCAGAGGGAACCTTCTCTGTTACATACATCCCACCCTTCCATGGCACACACACCATCACGATCAAGTACGGTGGCCAGATGATTCCCCAGTTTCCAAAAGTCCTGCAGGTGGAGCCCTCTGTGGACACCAGCGGGGTGCATGTCTACGGGCCAGGAGTGGAGCCCAGAg GAGTCCTCAGAGAAGTGACAACCCACTTCATCGTCGATGCTCGCACTCTCAACAAGGTTGGAGGAAATCATGTTAAGGTTCACATTATCAGCCCCTCCGGCACCACCACAGAGACCTACATCACTGACAAGGGAGACGGCACCTACAGAGTGGAGTACACAGCCTTTGAGGATG gaATGCATATGATTGAGGTGCAGTATGATGATGCGCCAGTGCCCAAGAGTCCCTTCAGAGTGTCTGTGGTTGAGGGATGTGATCCCACCCGGGTCCGTGCCTTTGGACCAGGTCTGGAGGGAGGAATCACCAACAAGCCCAACTGCTTCACTGTGGAGACCAG GGGGGCTGGTACGGGAGGCCTGGGTCTGACCATCGAGGGAGCCTCGGAGGCAAAGATATCATGCAAGGACAATAAAGATGGCAGCTGCAGTGTGGAGTACATCCCCTACACTACTGGAGACTATGATGTCAACATCAACTACGGAGGTCACCCGATCCCCGGCAGTCCGTTCCGTGTTCCAGTAAAGGACCCTGTGGACCCCAGCAAGGTCAAGTGCTCAGGTCCAGGCCTGGGCAGTGGAGTGAGAGCCCATGTTCCTCAGGCTTTCACAGTCGATTGTACCAAGGCCGGACAGGCTCCACTGGATGTCAAACTCTACGGCCCATCAG GTTCTGTGGAGCCAGTCGGTGTGAAGAACAACGGCGACGGCACCCACACAGTTCACTACACGCCAGCCCAGGATGGCCCTTATACTGTGGCTGTCAAATATGCAGATCAGGAAGTCCCACACAG TCCATTCAAGGTAATGTCTCAGCCCGGGCATGACGCCAGTAAGGTACGCGCTAGTGGCCCCGGTCTGGACACAAAAGGTGTGTCTGCTAGCCTGCCAGTGGAGTTCACAATCGATGCTCGTGATGCTGGAGAGGGACTGCTCACTGTGCAGATTCTG GACCCAGAGGGCAAGCCAAAGAATGCAACCATCCAGGATAACAGAGACGGCACCTACACTGTCTCCTATGTACCAGACTCCACAGGCCCTTACACCATCACCATTAAATATGGAGGAGATGAGATCCCTTACTCCCCTTACCGCATCCAGTCCCTGCCCACAGGAGACGCCAGCAAATGTCGCCTCACAG GACACGGCGT TCTGCAAAAGCTGCAGACCTCTGAGGATACGGTAATCACAGTGGATGCCAAATCTGCTGGGAAAGGCAAGGTGACCTGTAAGGTACAGACCCCACAAGGGATGGAGCTGGACATGGATGTGGTGGAAAATCGCGATGGGACCTTTGACATTTACTACACCGCCCCTGAACCTGGGAAATATGTTATTACTATCCGATTTGGAGGACAGAACATCCCCAAGAGCCCCTTCCAAGTGGTG GCCTCAAATGAGCCAGTTGTTCCCCGCGATACTGTGGATCCTCTCTTCCGTCCTGTTAACTTCCTCGTCCCCTTCACGCCACAGCAAGGGGAAATCACAG GAGAGGTACGGATGCCTTCAGGCAAGACTGGCCGCCCGCATATCACTGACAATAAGGATGGCACCATCACAATAAAATACCAGCCGACAGAGAGAGGTCTGCATGAGATGGACATCAAATATGACGGCAACCACATTCCAG GAAGCCCTCTGCAGTTCTTTGTGGATGCTGTGAACAGTGGAGTGGTGACTGCTTATGGTCCAGGTCTGAGTTACGGCATGGTCAATAAGGCTGCCACTTTCACTGTGGTCACCAAGAATGCAGGAGAAG GTGGACTGTCTCTGGCAGTTGAGGGTCCCTCTAAGGCCGAGATCACGTGTAAGGACAACAAAGACGGTACCTGCACTGTGTCCTACCTGCCCACAGCTCCTGGAGACTACAACATCATCGTCAAGTTTGACAACAAGCACATTTCTGGCAGCCCCTTTACTGCGAAGATCACTG gGGATGATGCCATAACCAGGACATCACAGCTGAATGTCGGCACAGCGGCTGACGTGTCCTTGAAGATCGCAGAGACTGATCTGAGCTCTCTGACTGCCAGTATCAGAGCACCATCAGGCAATGAGGAGCCCTGCCTGCTCAAGAAACTGCCCAACAGACACCTCG GTATCTCTTTCACACCCAAGGAGGTCGGCGAGCATGAAGTGAGCGTGAGGAAGAATGGGGTGCACGTGGCCAACAGCCCTTTTAAAATCATGGTTGGCCAGTCAGAGATTGGCGAGGCCAGCAGAGTGAAGGCTTTCGGTAAAGGCCTGGTGGAGGCACACACATTAGAAATGGCTGAATTCTTTGTGGATACGAGGAACGCAG GTTATGGAGGTCTAGCATTGTCAGTCGAAGGTCCGAGCAAAGTTGACATCAACTGTGAAGATGTGGAGGACGGGACGTGCAGAGTCACCTACTGTCCAACAGAACCTGGGAGTTACACTGTTAACATCAAGTTTGCTGAAAAACACATCCCAG GAAGTCCTTTCACAGTGAAGGTGACTGGAGAAGGAAGGATGAAGGAGAGTATTACCAGAAAGAGACAGGCCTCTTCCATCGCCTCAGTCGGCAGCACATGTGGACTTAACCTCAAGATCCCCGGTGA TGGCTCTCAGGCCATGACGGCTCAGGTGACCAGCCCCAGTGGGAAAACAGTGGACGCTGACATAGTGGACGGAGGGAGCAGCACCTACAGCGTGCGCTTCATCCCCCAGGAGATGGGACCCCACACCGTCAACGTCAAGTACAGAGACCAACACGTCCCTGGCAGCCCCTTCCAGTTTACTGTGGGGCCCATGGGGGAGGGAGGATCACACAAGGTCCGTGCAGGAGGACCTGGTCTGGAAAGAGGCGTGGCTGCAGCACCTT CTGAATTTAGCATCTGGACAAGAGAGGCAGGTGCTGGCGGTCTGTCTATCGCTGTAGAGGGCCCCAGCAAGGCTGAAATCTCCTTTGAGGACAGGAAGGACGGTTCCTGCGGCGTCTCCTACATAGTGAAAGAACCAG GTGACTACGAGGTGTCGATCAAGTTCAACAACGAGCACATCCCTGACAGCCCATTCATCGTTCCGATTGCTACACTGTCAGATGAAGCCCGCAGGCTCACTGTCACAAGCCTTCAG GAGAAGGACTTGAAGGTAAACCAAGAGGCATCCTTCATGGTGCAGCGTAATGGAGCTCGTGGCGTTGTTGACGCCAAAGTCCACACGCCCGCTGGCTCTTCAGAGGAATGCTATGTCACGGAGCTTGACAGCG ACAAGAATGCAATCCGCTTCATTCCACGGGAGAATGGAGTTCATTCCATTGATGTCAAGTTTAACGGATGTCACATCCCTGGAAGCCCCTTTAACGTGCGAGTGGGCGACCCGGGGCTGGTTGGAGACCCAGGCATGGTGACAGCACACGGGCCTGGACTGCAGGGAGGAACCACAG GCGCACCCTTAGAGTTTGTGGTCAACACATGTAACGCAGGCTCTGCCACTCTGTCGGTCAACATCGACGGGCCGTCCAAGGTCAAGATGGACTGTCGGGAGTGTCCTGAAGGATACAAGATCAACTACACACCCATGGCACCCGGCAACTATCTCATCACCATTAAATACGGAGGACCGAAGCACATCGTGGGCAGCCCGTTCAAAGCTAAAATCACAG GAGCCCGGCTGTCAGGGGGACACAGCCTCCATGAGACCTCGTCCGTCTTGGTCGAAACAGTTACCAAGACCTCCAAAGTGGGCGGCGCCTACAGCTCCAGCTCGTCCTCTTCCACCACCTCAACAAAACTGACATCGGATGCCAGCATGGTGGTTTGTCGCGGAACAGGACTGTCCAAGGCTGCGGTCggacagaaaaacaattttACAGTTGACTGCAGCAAAGCAG GTACCAACATGCTGATGGTGGGTGTGCATGGACCCCAAACTCCTTGCGAGGAGGTGTATGTCAAGCACATGGGCCAAAAGATCTACAACGTCACCTACACCGTCAAGGATAATGGCAACTACACCGTCATCGTCAAATGGGGCGACGACAACATCCCCGGCAGCCCTTACAAGGTGGTCGTGCCCTAA